From a region of the Trichoderma atroviride chromosome 6, complete sequence genome:
- a CDS encoding uncharacterized protein (EggNog:ENOG41), giving the protein MPSAQGPMETQVWYLKDDPKWDKEKPYYSNIPFEHPDAKQTNLETEPSNVTAVDIRGREGEFDLEQHGFCVVRTDLDDIDNIYPNFADPYWVQDSYYARLEKWMRAAIGDDKIRRIYIYDHTVRRRDPGLAVESRGTEGALQPVLAAHTDHSHGSGPTRIQAHLSEEEAKSLMQTRFQIINVWQPLFGPLEDWPLGICDPKSVHQEDLVHTDLIYPHYFGEIYSLRLNASHSWFYLSHQMPNELLLFKNYDSKLDSPTRFTPHCGIRNPMTSETARPRESIEFRVMVFYNDE; this is encoded by the exons ATGCCTTCAGCCCAAGGCCCCATGGAGACCCAGGTGTGGTACCTAAAAGATGACCCCAAGTGGGACAAGGAAAAGCCCTACTATAGCAATATCCCCTTTGAACATCCTGATGCAAAACAGACAAACTTGGAGACGGAGCCCAGTAATGTCACCGCCGTCGATATTCGTGGCCGAGAAGGCGAATTTGATCTGGAGCAGCACGGGTTTTGCGTAGTTCGCACAGACCTAGACGATATAGACAACATCTATCCCAACTTTGCCGACCCCTATTGGGTTCAGGACAGTTACTATGCACGCCTGGAGAAATGGATGCGAGCAGCAATCGGTGACGACAAGATTCGTCGCATCTATATATATGATCACACG GTCCGTCGTCGCGATCCAGGTCTCGCAGTAGAGTCGAGAGGCACCGAGGGCGCCCTTCAGCCGGTCCTCGCGGCCCATACAG ACCACAGCCACGGCAGTGGCCCAACCCGAATACAAGCTCATCTGtccgaagaagaggccaaatCGCTAATGCAAACCCGTTTTCAAATTATCAA CGTATGGCAACCTCTTTTTGGGCCCCTTGAAGACTGGCCCCTCGGGATATGCGATCCGAAAAGCGTCCACCAAGAGGACCTTGTCCACACGGACTTGATATACCCGCACTACTTTGGCGAGATCTACAGCCTTCGCCTCAACGCCTCACACTCTTGGTTCTATCTTAGCCATCAGATGCCGAACGAATTGTTGCTGTTTAAAAACTACGACTCGAAACTGGATTCACCAACTAGAT TCACCCCCCACTGCGGAATCAGGAATCCGATGACTTCCGAGACAGCCCGGCCGCGCGAGAGCATCGAATTCCGTGTCATGGTATTTTACAACGATGAATAA
- a CDS encoding uncharacterized protein (EggNog:ENOG41), translating into MEMLSNYRFKGTNCYYICPRVVAKDPLQSVNDTATGLQRNPAAVQGHGEFVAIVSFSDFDEDFTQDSLKARLEALLEEDDVFSLDFADRVYIHATQQQLAYPQVGSVFGRLQFHGQDVSVLPLPVEDVSSTLLSGPYAMTSLGFHRVWKAFTDNRDAFIASFAPNDGPENGSLATPEALLLQSSVQDSSLSECYKPLLFPSTSAKLSVIVPSRCYYPKTDSKPLNGLRFAVKDNIHIRGCSTTAGSRDFGKLHGVQTATAKAVEKLLSMGAVLVGKTKTATLADGDVLTADWVETSYPWNPRGDGYLIPSGSSTGSAVAVAAYPWLDFTIGTDTLGSIRGPALWNGVYGVRPTWGSLDGDGVVSVVESFDTIGFFSQSLSICSALSLHWLRCSGTSSAMGFKLMHLPGDWKTDHDDIQMAQEQFILALEEVCACRRADVKIEELWKSQSSLLREVDFYEYCHTVAINIKLPTQQRFIQQFLRAYENKYKRQPYLNPVIRHVLAAAEHVTSQDYATALEKREAIAQWLNTQVMCVDADGHIPILVFPFTDGNLTYRDEYHAEPIGISSAGWHPKLLSTLGGIPEVVVPSKRKLIQFTQ; encoded by the exons ATGGAGATGCTATCCAATTATCGCTTCAAGGGCACCAACTGCTATTACATCTGCCCCCGTGTGGTAGCAAAGGATCCTCTCCAATCTGTCAATGATACAGCGACAGGGCTTCAACGAAACCCCGCAGCTGTCCAGGGCCATGGTGAATTCGTTGCCATTGTTTCCTTCTCAGATTTTGATGAGGATTTCACACAAGATTCGCTAAAAGCGCGACTCGAAGCTCTTctggaggaagatgacgtCTTCTCACTTGACTTTGCTGATCGAGTCTATATTCATgccacgcagcagcaacttgcTTATCCTCAAGTCGGAAGCGTTTTCGGAAGATTGCAATTTCACGGACAAGATGTGTCTGTGCTGCCACTTCCTGTAGAAGACGTTTCCTCCACATTACTCTCTGGTCCTTATGCCATGACCTCTTTGGGATTCCACAGGGTATGGAAGGCATTTACTGACAATCGGGATGCCTTTATCGCGTCATTTGCACCAAATGATGGACCTGAAAATGGTAGCTTGGCTACTCCTGAAGCATTGCTCCTGCAGAGTAGTGTGCAGGATTCATCGTTGTCTGAATGCTACAAACCACTACTTTTCCCATCGACAAGTGCTAAACTGTCAGTTATTGTCCCTTCCCGCTGCTATTACCCAAAGACGGACTCGAAGCCTTTGAATGGCCTCAGGTTCGCAGTCAAAGATAACATTCATATTCGAGGATGCTCCACAACAGCAGGCAGTAGAGACTTTGGAAAGCTCCACGGCGTCCAGACCGCCACCGCAAAAGCGGTTGAGAAATTGCTCAGTATGGGTGCCGTGCTCGTtggaaagacaaagacagcCACGCttgcagatggagatgtcCTTACAGCAGATTGGGTTGAAACGTCGTATCCTTGGAATCCGAGAGGAGATGGATATTTGATACCGTCTGGAAGCAGCACGGGTAGTGCAGTGGCCGTTGCAGCTTATCCTTGGCTTGATTTCACCATTGGCACAGACA CACTCGGCAGTATTCGTGGCCCGGCCCTATGGAATGGTGTTTATGGAGTCCGTCCGACTTGGGGCTCTctagatggcgatggcgttgTGTCTGTCGTAGA ATCATTCGATACTATTGGCTTTTTCTCGCAAAGTCTTTCCATCTGCTCAGCGCTCTCGCTGCACTGGCTGCGTTGCTCTGGAACGAGCTCTGCCATGGGCTTCAAG CTCATGCATCTCCCTGGGGACTGGAAAACAGATCACGACGATATCCAAATGGCTCAAGAACAATTTATTCTTGCCTTGGAGGAAGTATGTGCGTGTAGGCGAGCAGACgtcaagattgaagagctTTGGAAATCACAAAGCTCCCTTCTTCGTGAGGTTGACTTTTATGAGTATTGCCACACG GTTGCCATAAACATAAAACTACCGACTCAGCAGCGATTCATTCAGCAATTCTTGCGTGCCTACGAAAATAAATACAAAAGACAGCCCTACTTGAATCCAGTGATCCGACATGTGCT TGCCGCGGCAGAGCATGTCACATCCCAAGATTATGCCACCGCTTTGGAAAAACGGGAGGCAATAGCGCAATGGCTGAATACACAAGTCATGTGCGTTGATGCAGATGGTCACATTCCTATACTCGTGTTCCCGTTTACCGATGGAAATTTGACTTACCGGGACGAATATCACGC AGAGCCCATAGGTATCAGCAGCGCTGGCTGGCATCCCAAATTACTGTCGACACTTGGTGGGATTCCAGAGGTTGTTGTTCCGAGTAAGCGAAAGCTAATACAATTTACTCAATGA
- a CDS encoding uncharacterized protein (EggNog:ENOG41): MATLQMLPVVGNLQISDPTANNDVDIAKQLNEKLWAEAFSQLRSRLQKKDVKQFQADSFETLKKYVLSQRKIYRDKPVTKLLIRLEPFFERLRSFSGVFETFAQAHEIAGLLWGSIKLVLQLASKFNEIFENIVVMLEKIDKHLPRFETYIKAFPHSTRISDAALNLYTKIAGFQLDSILFLQRNPLRNLIRGAWASFEATFQKCLTEIQECCDSLDVEAFAANIESNISRHEELKELLSRREQPVVDKRPKLPCHILHLPRNARFSGRLSILDDLQSALVLPLDRVEQRSVAVAGLGGVGKTQLAAEFTWKNQDKFDIILWAHADTSSKLEQGFLKLAKHLNISDVNPSADTSKVVEAVVHWLSTENYSWLLIFDNVDEGIILKPFWPVCSRGSILVTTRNTLPKATPASTSIHLHPLTHDEGRDLLLLSIKEMGQGAIDIDADAAFRLSMVLGGLPLALAQIAGYISTIGCSVEEFLEIFEETQHSSGEIISGLDSTDFNYDYTLATVWDLTLAKLDPKAFFLLQMMAYLDPDCIPEAVFTSPESSKVDLGTDFPKSKVKYFEALKSLCTYDFVRRDAKTKTLSIHRLLQKSVRERLSDSGRPAVFRFVVQLLGAIYPQQKLGMAMDRFWEKCDLFLPQVISVIGHYDWVVETDLPSELDVEVTETFAIELVELLHNATWFMQEKGMFKQLLPIAMVGENILKSLGRADSMLMGELYNTVGNVYLEIGNHQECQEYFTKVKVIREALNPADSPVVANITNNLSLAETALGNYQVAETLSRRVIAIRESLPDDKYAEYKKNTLPINNSNLCRILWVMDKLDEAAEVGERAMALAKNSFGLRSRNTAQATFNLADVRMKQGHPDALKLHLQALVLRKDVLGNHYQTAELLEEAVTIYEASFACEGPLARTLVKLSKTVLEMGEEAKAREILTKAIGLLKILLTDLSQEKDMLEKLDSLVPYVDR, from the exons ATGGCCACACTACAGATGTTGCCTGTGGTGGGCAATCTCCAGATCAGCGACCCTACTGCCAACAATGATGTCGACATTGCCAAACAACTCAACGAGAAGCTATGGGCTGAGGCATTCAGCCAGCTGCGTAGCCGTCTCCAGAAGAAAGATGTAAAGCAGTTTCAAGCCGACTCTTTTGAAACCCTAAAGAAATATGTCTTGTCTCAGCGCAAGATCTATAGAGACAAACCCGTGACGAAGCTGCTGATCCGCCTCGAGCCCTTCTTTGAGAGGCTTCGGAGCTTTAGCGGCGTCTTTGAAACTTTTGCACAGGCCCATGAGATTGCCGGGTTGCTGTGGGGGAGCATCAAGTTGGTCCTACAG TTGGCGTCCAAATTCAACGAAATCTTTGAGAACATCGTCGTCATGCTGGAGAAAATCGACAAGCATCTTCCCCGATTCGAAACCTACATCAAGGCCTTTCCCCATTCCACACGGATAAGCGATGCCGCACTGAACCTGTACACCAAGATTGCTGGGTTCCAACTGGATTCTATCCTGTTCCTCCAGCGGAATCCCCTCA GAAACCTAATACGGGGTGCCTGGGCATCGTTTGAAGCAACGTTCCAGAAGTGCCTGACCGAGATTCAAGAATGCTGCGACTCGTTGGATGTGGAGGCCTTTGCGGCCAATATCGAGAGCAATATCTCGCGACATGAAGAACTGAAAGAGCTCCTATCCCGCAGAGAACAGCCGGTCGTAGATAAGCGGCCTAAGCTGCCCTGCCACATCTTACATCTCCCTCGCAATGCCCGATTTTCCGGGCGTCTGTCGATTCTGGATGACCTGCAATCGGCACTTGTTCTGCCTTTGGACCGAGTCGAACAGCGTTCTGTCGCCGTTGCGGGGCTTGGAGGCGTAGGAAAGACGCAGCTCGCTGCCGAATTCACCTGGAAGAATCAAGACAAGTTCGACATCATTCTATGGGCGCATGCCGACACCTCTTCCAAGCTGGAGCAAGGCTTTCTTAAGCTGGCTAAGCATTTAAACATCTCAGATGTAAATCCTTCAGCGGATACTAGCAAGGTCGTCGAGGCTGTTGTGCACTGGCTATCCACTG AAAACTACTCGTGGCTACTCATTTTCGACAATGTTGACGAAGGCATCATTTTAAAGCCGTTCTGGCCAGTATGTAGCCGAGGATCTATTTTGGTAACCACAAGAAACACGTTGCCCAAGGCAACTCCTGCCTCCACCTCTATTCATTTGCATCCTCTTACTCACGATGAAGGAAgagatcttcttctcctctccatcAAGGAGATGGGACAAGGCGCGATTGATATCGACGCTGACGCTGCATTTCGACTGTCCATGGTACTCGGAGGTCTACCGTTGGCCCTTGCACAGATTGCAGGATACATCTCGACCATCGGCTGCTCGGTGGAAGAGTTTCTGGAAATATTTGAAGAAACACAACACTCGAGCGGAGAAATCATCTCAGGTCTTGACAGCACCGATTTCAATTATGACTACACACTTGCTACCGTGTGGGATTTGACTCTGGCCAAATTAGATCCCAAGGCTTTCTTCCTGTTGCAGATGATGGCCTACCTGGATCCCGACTGCATTCCAGAAGCCGTCTTCACCAGTCCGGAGAGCTCCAAAGTCGATTTAGGCACAGATTTCCCAAAGTCCAAAGTGAA GTACTTTGAGGCCCTGAAGAGCCTCTGCACCTACGATTTCGTCCGTCGAGACGCCAAGACGAAAACACTCTCTATACATCGCCTCCTGCAGAAATCTGTTCGCGAGCGCCTCTCAGACTCGGGCCGGCCTGCCGTCTTCCGCTTTGTCGTGCAGCTGCTGGGCGCCATATACCCACAGCAGAAGCTGGGCATGGCCATGGACCGTTTCTGGGAAAAGTGTGATCTCTTCTTGCCCCAAGTCATTAGTGTAATTGGGCACTATGACTGGGTTGTTGAAACGGATCTGCCTTCAGAGCTGGATGTTGAAGTGACTGAGACGTTCGCAATTGAACTTGTAGAGCTACTTCACAACGCCACTTG GTTTATGCAGGAAAAAGGCATGTTCAAGCAGCTCCTACCCATTGCCATGGTTGGCGAAAACATCCTCAAATCTCTTGGGAGAGCTGATTCCATGCTCATGGGCGAGCTGTACAACACCGTGGGCAATGTCTACCTGGAGATTGGAAACCACCAAGAATGCCAAGAGTACTTCACCAAGGTAAAGGTTATTCGGGAGGCTCTTAACCCTGCAGATTCTCCCGTTGTAGCCAACATTACAAATAACCTGTCCCTGGCCGAGACGGCGCTGGGAAACTATCAAGTTGCCGAGACTCTTAGCCGTAGAGTCATTGCCATCCGGGAAAGCCTGCCGGATGACAAGTATGCAGAATACAAGAAGAACACGCTTCCAATCAACAATTCCAACCTCTGCCGCATTCTCTGGGTCATGGACAAGTTGGATGAGGCGGCCGAGGTTGGGGAGCGCGCAATGGCGTTGGCAAAGAACTCTTTTGGGCTTCGATCTAGAAACACTGCTCA AGCCACGTTCAACCTTGCTGATGTTCGGATGAAGCAAGGTCATCCAGACGCTCTAAAACTGCATCTTCAAGCGCTTGTCCTCCGCAAGGATGTCCTTGGCAACCATTACCAGACAGCAG AGCTCTTGGAAGAAGCCGTCACTATATACGAGGCATCCTTTGCATGCGAAGGTCCGCTCGCCAGGACGCTGGTCAAGCTCTCAAAGACGGTTCTCGAGAtgggcgaagaagcaaaggccaGAGAAATACTAACCAAAGCAATAGGATTGCTGAAGATTCTGCTCACCGATTTATCACAAGAGAAGGATATGCTGGAAAAACTCGACAGCTTGGTACCGTATGTAGACCGCTAG
- a CDS encoding uncharacterized protein (EggNog:ENOG41) has product MEMLSNYRFKGTNCYYICPRVVAKDPLQSVNDTATGLQRNPAAVQGHGEFVAIVSFSDFDEDFTQDSLKARLEALLEEDDVFSLDFADRVYIHATQQQLAYPQVGSVFGRLQFHGQDVSVLPLPVEDVSSTLLSGPYAMTSLGFHRVWKAFTDNRDAFIASFAPNDGPENGSLATPEALLLQSSVQDSSLSECYKPLLFPSTSAKLSVIVPSRCYYPKTDSKPLNGLRFAVKDNIHIRGCSTTAGSRDFGKLHGVQTATAKAVEKLLSMGAVLVGKTKTATLADGDVLTADWVETSYPWNPRGDGYLIPSGSSTGSAVAVAAYPWLDFTIGTDTLGSIRGPALWNGVYGVRPTWGSLDGDGVVSVVESFDTIGFFSQSLSICSALSLHWLRCSGTSSAMGFKLMHLPGDWKTDHDDIQMAQEQFILALEEVCACRRADVKIEELWKSQSSLLREVDFYEYCHTVAINIKLPTQQRFIQQFLRAYENKYKRQPYLNPVIRHVLAAAEHVTSQDYATALEKREAIAQWLNTQVMCVDADGHIPILVFPFTDGNLTYRDEYHAEPIGISSAGWHPKLLSTLGGIPEVVVPIGEHEFTSKVTGKKAFLPIVASVLTAKGYERTALNLVEVALNKMGVPSRVRTGSRCFE; this is encoded by the exons ATGGAGATGCTATCCAATTATCGCTTCAAGGGCACCAACTGCTATTACATCTGCCCCCGTGTGGTAGCAAAGGATCCTCTCCAATCTGTCAATGATACAGCGACAGGGCTTCAACGAAACCCCGCAGCTGTCCAGGGCCATGGTGAATTCGTTGCCATTGTTTCCTTCTCAGATTTTGATGAGGATTTCACACAAGATTCGCTAAAAGCGCGACTCGAAGCTCTTctggaggaagatgacgtCTTCTCACTTGACTTTGCTGATCGAGTCTATATTCATgccacgcagcagcaacttgcTTATCCTCAAGTCGGAAGCGTTTTCGGAAGATTGCAATTTCACGGACAAGATGTGTCTGTGCTGCCACTTCCTGTAGAAGACGTTTCCTCCACATTACTCTCTGGTCCTTATGCCATGACCTCTTTGGGATTCCACAGGGTATGGAAGGCATTTACTGACAATCGGGATGCCTTTATCGCGTCATTTGCACCAAATGATGGACCTGAAAATGGTAGCTTGGCTACTCCTGAAGCATTGCTCCTGCAGAGTAGTGTGCAGGATTCATCGTTGTCTGAATGCTACAAACCACTACTTTTCCCATCGACAAGTGCTAAACTGTCAGTTATTGTCCCTTCCCGCTGCTATTACCCAAAGACGGACTCGAAGCCTTTGAATGGCCTCAGGTTCGCAGTCAAAGATAACATTCATATTCGAGGATGCTCCACAACAGCAGGCAGTAGAGACTTTGGAAAGCTCCACGGCGTCCAGACCGCCACCGCAAAAGCGGTTGAGAAATTGCTCAGTATGGGTGCCGTGCTCGTtggaaagacaaagacagcCACGCttgcagatggagatgtcCTTACAGCAGATTGGGTTGAAACGTCGTATCCTTGGAATCCGAGAGGAGATGGATATTTGATACCGTCTGGAAGCAGCACGGGTAGTGCAGTGGCCGTTGCAGCTTATCCTTGGCTTGATTTCACCATTGGCACAGACA CACTCGGCAGTATTCGTGGCCCGGCCCTATGGAATGGTGTTTATGGAGTCCGTCCGACTTGGGGCTCTctagatggcgatggcgttgTGTCTGTCGTAGA ATCATTCGATACTATTGGCTTTTTCTCGCAAAGTCTTTCCATCTGCTCAGCGCTCTCGCTGCACTGGCTGCGTTGCTCTGGAACGAGCTCTGCCATGGGCTTCAAG CTCATGCATCTCCCTGGGGACTGGAAAACAGATCACGACGATATCCAAATGGCTCAAGAACAATTTATTCTTGCCTTGGAGGAAGTATGTGCGTGTAGGCGAGCAGACgtcaagattgaagagctTTGGAAATCACAAAGCTCCCTTCTTCGTGAGGTTGACTTTTATGAGTATTGCCACACG GTTGCCATAAACATAAAACTACCGACTCAGCAGCGATTCATTCAGCAATTCTTGCGTGCCTACGAAAATAAATACAAAAGACAGCCCTACTTGAATCCAGTGATCCGACATGTGCT TGCCGCGGCAGAGCATGTCACATCCCAAGATTATGCCACCGCTTTGGAAAAACGGGAGGCAATAGCGCAATGGCTGAATACACAAGTCATGTGCGTTGATGCAGATGGTCACATTCCTATACTCGTGTTCCCGTTTACCGATGGAAATTTGACTTACCGGGACGAATATCACGC AGAGCCCATAGGTATCAGCAGCGCTGGCTGGCATCCCAAATTACTGTCGACACTTGGTGGGATTCCAGAGGTTGTTGTTCCGA TCGGGGAACACGAATTCACTTCCAAGGTCACCGGTAAGAAAGCGTTTTTACCAATTGTCGCCTCAGTGCTCACAGCAAAAG GATATGAGAGGACAGCATTGAACTTGGTGGAAGTGGCATTGAACAAAATGGGGGTTCCTTCTAGAGTTCGTACTGGAAGCAGGTGTTTTGAGTGA